Genomic window (Leisingera methylohalidivorans DSM 14336):
CGGACACCGGCAGCCAGCCTGGACTCCACGAGGGGTCCAGCGGCCACCGGGTGTGTCCGATTCCAAAGGTTTGTTTTGTTGTGGTTTTCAGCAGATCGCAGGTGGATGCCTGCTAGGGGTGGCTTCCCAAAAAACCGGCCCTGTCGCTAGCGATATTGCGCGCTTCGCCCGCCCGTATACGTTTCGGGCCAGGAAGGACCCGCGAATTCAGTCGGTTAGCCGCCTGGACCCTAACTGGACCCTTGGTTGGCTCCTGGGAAGCCAGCACCGCAGGTCATCCCGCACGCGCCTCTCCCGAGTATATCCAATTTCTAGCGTCATTCTCGGAATGTGTAAGGCCTTGCGATGTACACTGGAAAATTCCCTCACAGGACGATTTTTCTTGACAGGCGATTGGCGTTTTCGATGACGAACTGCTGCGAACGCCGGGCCGGAGGCACGCGCCCATGCAGCCGCCAAGTGATCACTGCGAGGCCGAATTGCCAGCGCTTGGTCGCTGCGGTCCGGCTCAGCCCCATCTCCCAGCAGATCGGCTTCCACGCGGTGCGTTCGGCACGCAACCAGACGATCCGGGCATCATCCCGCTCCAGCCAGCGCAGCCAGAGCAACGCCTCCTCGGCTTCGGTGATCTGGCGCGGACCCGGCCGGGGCCGCCGCATCTGCGGCTCCTGACCGACCTTGTCCGCGAAGCTGTGGAAATACTCGGGCCAGGCGTTGAAGAAACCCTGCGGCATGACGCCGGGCAAGGTGTGGAAGACGTCGGCCGCACTCTCCAGCCGGTCCTCCACGCGTGTGGTTGTCCATTCACCCATGGCGCGCCTCCCGTTCCCGTTTGCCGTAGAAACGCTCGCCAAGCTGCCGAACCAGTTCTCGTTCGGGCCAGGTCAGGCGATCATCATCCACCGAGACCGCAAGAACGCCTTGTTCCTTCCAGCCATCGCGTTTGACGACATCGGGGCTACGCCGGGTGCCGCCGAAGCCGCGCGGGGCGAAATTCATGCGGTTCATGCTGAGCCTCCTTCGGTCTCTATGGCCCAGTGCAGAATTGCGATGGCATCAGCCTCGTTATCGTCCGCCGGGCTGAAGCCGCGGGCCTCAGCGGCCGCGATCATGGCGGCCTTGTTGGCATTGCCCTTGCTGGTGGCGTGGCGCTTTATCGTACCCACGGGCACACCCGCATAGGGCACGCCACGAAGTTCGGACCAGGACGTCAGCGTGGCCATCAAACCCCCATAGACGTGCGCTGCATCGGTCCCGGCATGGCGGCGCACTTCCTCGAACCAGATCGCCGCGATTGGGCCAGAGAGCTTTTCGATCTCCCCAAGCCAATTGGTGAAGCGCAGGTAGCGCATGCCCCCGCCGTCGTAGCGTCCCGGCTTGAACGACGCTGTCCCACTGGTGATGAGACCATCGGTTGTCCGCAGCGCCCAGCCCGTTGTGGTCCCGAGATCCAGAGCGAGGATGGTCCCCGGCAAAGCTGCCTGCTGGTGTTCGCACACGGGTTCAATTTGCCTGTTCGACATTGTCATCTCCATTGCTGCTCGAAAGGTGAAGGTTGCGTGGCGCATCGGCCCACGCGCGGATACCCGGCGACGTATGGGATGGGGGCCAAACCTGCTGGTTGGCCCCCCATACGTAGTATGGGGGCTTTCATTGTTCGTCCTCCAATCATCGTAAGACACTGAATTCATTTGGTTTTCGAAGACGAACAGAGGTCGTACAAGAGGACGAACATGTTCGACCTCTTTTGGGCCTAAGTGATTGTTTTCATTGGATTGAGGACGAACAACGGCGGAGGTCAAACATGTTTGTCCTGAGGTCGAACAGAGGACGTACAAGCCGAAATCAGGCATTTTCACCCTCCTGGATCGACCAATCGGAAGGGTCTGCGAGGTCCATGCACTGCCCGTTGGAGGGTGATTTGTAGTGGCTCGGGACGACCGGAATGACGCTGTCCAGGACCTCCCCGGTCTCCGGATCAATCCGGCCTTTGCGGCCGAACACCATGCCTTCAGCGCAGAGATAGCCGAAGCGCGACCGGACCACGGAGTGGCCGAATTGTGTGCCGTCGCGCAGGAAGCGGATGTGGCCTTTGGTGGCCAGCACATTGATGCGGTCGCGAATTGTGAACTGGCTGCCAAGTCCACGCTGGTTCTCAAACGCTTCGCGGAACTGGGTCGAGGTGTAGAGTTTGCCGTCGGCAGCCTCGTCGATCAGGATCGACAGGATGACATCGCGCTTGCGATCCCGTTCGGCATCATGCTTCGCGCCTGCCTCTTTGCGAACCAGGCGTTCGTTCATCGGGTTGATCTCGACCCATTGGCCGCCGACCTTGTCGATCAACTTGGGTGGCAGCGCGGGTCCGTTCCGAAGCTCGATTTCCAGCTTCCGTTCCGGAGCATCCTCATCGGGGCGATGCAAGATCAGGCCGGAGGTGTAGAAGCCGCGCAGAGCGCTGGCGCCGGAGAGGGCCAGGAAGGGATCGTCCTTCACCTGCTGCTTGCTGAGCTTCTTGGTGTGGTGGATCAGGATAACCCCGCAGTCAGGGTCGATATGGTCGCGCAGGACTTCGATGCGTTCCTTCAGGAAGAACATCATCGCGGTGTTGTCGTTTTCGCCGCCGCCATCGGGCCCACCGTCGAACAAGTTCCGGATCGGGTCGACGCAGAGGATGTCCACTGGCGCATCCGGGAAGGCGGTTTGAACGGCGCGCGCCACGCGCACACTGCCCTCGCTGTCGAGCAGCATCTTCAGCTTGGGCGTGGCGACGAAGGTGTCGCGGGCGGCGGCTAGGACCTCTGGCGGCAGGGCGATCTGCATCAGCCGTTCCCGCAGGTAGTGATACTGGATCTCGGCCTGCAGGTAGAAGATCCGCAGCGGACGTGGCGGGGTGAAGCCGAGGAACGGTACGCCTGCCGCCATGTGGACGAGCCAGGAGATCAGAAGATCGCTCTTGCCGACCTTCGGCGCACCACCCAGCACCAGCAGCCCGCCTGGCGTCAGCACCCGCGGTGCGATGATGTCCTCCGGCATCGGGCTCTGATCGTCCAAAAGCGCGCCCAACGTGAAGGCTGGCATCTCGACCGGTCCCGGTGCGCCGGTGTCCAGCCGGATCAGCGGCGGGCCGTATTTCTCGACATGCCGGTTCCAGAGCCGTTCGGACTCGCGCTTCAACCGTTCGACCGGCCACTGTGGGCGCAGCATCGCGGCGTTGTAGCCGCAGATGCCTTCCCAGCCTTCGTCCTTGGTCATACGGCCCTCGTGGACCATGCGGATGAAATGGCCGATCGCGGCGGATGCGCCCTCGAAACGGGACCAGTCGTCCTGTGCCCCCTCGCGCACCGGGGTCACCAGCACATCGTCCATGGCGGGCTTATCGGGATGGGTGAATTCGGGCTGCAGGGACACGCCTGGAGCGGGTGGCATGTCGGTCACGGCCTCGAAGAACTCGGCCAGATCACGCTCGTAGGCGGCGTTCAGCTCGACAATACGCACCTGCGTTTTCAAGCTGTTCTTGTAATAGACCGAACCCGCCACGCGGATCGGCTGGTGCGCCGAGCGGAAATGCATGTCGCCGCCAACCTTGGCCGCGATGTCACCGCGCAGACCGCAGACACGGCGAATGTCATCGCCCTCGGCGGGCTCGGTCAGCGCCCACCAGACGTGCGCTTTCCGCTGCCCTTCGGGTGTCACGCCACCGCTCTCTACCACCATGGTTGGCGCGCCGAGGTGGCGCTCGAGATGGGCGCGCTTGGCCGCGATATCGCCGGTGTCCAGGTCGACCACGACGGTCTGCATCTGCAGGATTTCCGCAGCCTTGGCCTGACCGGGCGCGGCCACGGTGCCGGGGATCACATAGACAGCTGCGCCCTCCCGCGACGCCCATGTGGCGAAGGTCGCCATCTTTTCGGGCGCGGCCTGATCCGCCTCCAGCCAGATGTTGTGCGGGCGGCCATCGATGCCCTGGCCCTTGTCGATGAAACTGCGGACCGGGATCAGCCCGTCGCAGTATCCAAAGACGACTTGCATGAACTGGGCGATCTGCTCGGAATCAGGCTCGTCACCGAACACATCAATTTGCGGAGCCGCGTCGTTGAAGTCGCGCCATGGATTGAAGTGGACGATGTTTTCCTTGGGCTCATCGGGCGTTGTGTCGTCGCGCATGGCTGTGTCCTGGTCAGGGTCGGTGGGCTCGTCGGTCATGCAGCCAGCCCCCAGCACCGCTCGGCATGGGCGCAGAACCTGCACTCGAAGAAATCCCGATTGGCGGCGATGCGGGGCAGCAAATCGCCCGCGTCGGTGGCCTGCAGGATCCGCACGGCGCGGTCAGACATGCGCTGCGCGAGATCGGCATCGAAGGGAACGAGCTCATGATGCAGCTCGGCCGTGTCCTTGTTGATCGCCGTGAACAGCGCAGGTGCGGCCGAAATCCCCGGCACCGAGGGCTCCATATAGGCCTGATAGATCGCGATCTGGGCGGCATAGACGGGCTTGGAAACCGTGACCCCGTCCTTGACGCAGGCGCGCCAGTTTTTCGCGTTCATCGTCTTGCATTCCCACAGCGCGGGCACGCGCATGCCGAGCGCGGCCGGAGCGTCAGCAACGATCCCGTCGACATGGCCCCGGATGCGCCCACCGGCGACAGAAAAGCCGAACTGGCCGCCATCGCGTTTTTGGGTGACCAGATCGATCCCGGCCGCGCGCAGCCAGCGGATCGCCAGATCCTCGAGTTGATGACCAATTGCGAAGATCCGCAGCGTCTGGCCGCCGAAATCAGCCCCCTCATCCTTTGGCGCACCGGCAAACTCGAACTGCAGCGCGCGTTCACAGGCATGTCCCAGCCGGGAGGCGCCGAGATAGGTCCGGCGCGGTGTGGCTTCCCGTTCGGCGATGAGGGCTGCATCGACCAGAGTGTTGATCCGCTCCGCCAAGGAGGGGCGGTGATTAAAATCCAGCATCAGAACGGCACCTCCGGTGTCTGGGCCCGCGCGATGTCGGCCATGGCCTCGCGGAACCCCTCGACGGCTTCCTCGATCAGGGCGCGCACCTGCGCCTCGGTCAGATCGGCGAAGGCGGTCTGCCAGCCGATCTCCT
Coding sequences:
- a CDS encoding DUF6362 family protein, producing MGEWTTTRVEDRLESAADVFHTLPGVMPQGFFNAWPEYFHSFADKVGQEPQMRRPRPGPRQITEAEEALLWLRWLERDDARIVWLRAERTAWKPICWEMGLSRTAATKRWQFGLAVITWRLHGRVPPARRSQQFVIENANRLSRKIVL
- a CDS encoding AAA family ATPase, whose translation is MTDEPTDPDQDTAMRDDTTPDEPKENIVHFNPWRDFNDAAPQIDVFGDEPDSEQIAQFMQVVFGYCDGLIPVRSFIDKGQGIDGRPHNIWLEADQAAPEKMATFATWASREGAAVYVIPGTVAAPGQAKAAEILQMQTVVVDLDTGDIAAKRAHLERHLGAPTMVVESGGVTPEGQRKAHVWWALTEPAEGDDIRRVCGLRGDIAAKVGGDMHFRSAHQPIRVAGSVYYKNSLKTQVRIVELNAAYERDLAEFFEAVTDMPPAPGVSLQPEFTHPDKPAMDDVLVTPVREGAQDDWSRFEGASAAIGHFIRMVHEGRMTKDEGWEGICGYNAAMLRPQWPVERLKRESERLWNRHVEKYGPPLIRLDTGAPGPVEMPAFTLGALLDDQSPMPEDIIAPRVLTPGGLLVLGGAPKVGKSDLLISWLVHMAAGVPFLGFTPPRPLRIFYLQAEIQYHYLRERLMQIALPPEVLAAARDTFVATPKLKMLLDSEGSVRVARAVQTAFPDAPVDILCVDPIRNLFDGGPDGGGENDNTAMMFFLKERIEVLRDHIDPDCGVILIHHTKKLSKQQVKDDPFLALSGASALRGFYTSGLILHRPDEDAPERKLEIELRNGPALPPKLIDKVGGQWVEINPMNERLVRKEAGAKHDAERDRKRDVILSILIDEAADGKLYTSTQFREAFENQRGLGSQFTIRDRINVLATKGHIRFLRDGTQFGHSVVRSRFGYLCAEGMVFGRKGRIDPETGEVLDSVIPVVPSHYKSPSNGQCMDLADPSDWSIQEGENA
- a CDS encoding DUF6511 domain-containing protein — translated: MVDLTDEERAAITATMKRIALLMEEIGWQTAFADLTEAQVRALIEEAVEGFREAMADIARAQTPEVPF